The Mesorhizobium sp. M1D.F.Ca.ET.043.01.1.1 genome contains a region encoding:
- the iolE gene encoding myo-inosose-2 dehydratase, with protein sequence MGTVRLGINPITWTNDDVPELGGDTPLETCLSETAEAGYAGTELGGKFPREARTLGPILNHYGLALVSGWYDGRICEKEVEEEFEAIRPHLTLLRELGARHVVYADTSRGRHGAIHDPISQRPKLSAEEWKPYGEKITRLAERFADFGVGMAFHHHMGTIVETDAEIDMLMKVTGEAVGLLYDTGHCAFSGGDPEQLLRRHVGRVVHVHCKDVRPAILRKARAADMSFMGAVMEGIFTVPGDGAIDYPSLLKILADEGYAGWLVVEAEQDPAKAHPLTYATMGHRNLKALAQGAGFSVDERKG encoded by the coding sequence ATGGGCACAGTTCGACTTGGCATCAACCCGATCACCTGGACCAATGACGACGTGCCGGAATTGGGCGGCGACACGCCGCTCGAGACGTGCCTCAGCGAAACCGCTGAAGCCGGCTATGCCGGCACCGAGCTCGGCGGCAAGTTCCCGCGCGAGGCCCGCACGCTAGGGCCGATCCTCAACCATTACGGGCTGGCGCTGGTCTCCGGCTGGTATGACGGCCGCATCTGCGAGAAGGAGGTGGAGGAAGAGTTCGAGGCGATCCGCCCGCATCTGACGCTGCTCAGGGAGCTTGGCGCTAGACATGTCGTCTATGCCGACACCTCGCGTGGCCGCCACGGCGCGATCCATGATCCGATCTCGCAGCGGCCAAAACTTTCGGCCGAGGAGTGGAAGCCCTACGGCGAAAAGATCACGCGGCTGGCCGAACGTTTTGCTGATTTCGGCGTCGGCATGGCCTTTCATCATCACATGGGCACGATCGTCGAGACCGATGCCGAGATCGACATGCTGATGAAGGTGACCGGCGAGGCGGTCGGGCTGCTCTACGACACGGGCCACTGCGCCTTCTCCGGCGGGGACCCGGAACAATTGCTGCGCCGGCACGTCGGCCGGGTCGTCCATGTCCATTGCAAGGATGTGCGCCCGGCCATCTTAAGGAAGGCGCGCGCGGCCGATATGAGCTTCATGGGCGCGGTGATGGAGGGTATTTTCACCGTGCCCGGCGACGGCGCGATCGACTATCCGAGCCTGCTCAAGATCCTGGCCGACGAGGGCTATGCCGGCTGGCTGGTGGTGGAGGCCGAGCAGGACCCGGCCAAGGCGCATCCGCTGACCTATGCCACGATGGGCCACCGCAATTTGAAGGCGCTGGCGCAAGGCGCAGGCTTCAGCGTGGACGAGCGCAAGGGGTGA
- a CDS encoding ABC transporter ATP-binding protein — MSSVLYRSVVKNFGALNVLRSLDLAVPDHKFLALLGPSGCGKTTALRILAGLDMPTAGKVFIGERDVTRLQPRDRDIAMVFQSYALYPQMTVAENIGYPLWIRGTPEAGRKAKIGEVAAILEIGHLLDRRPRQLSGGQRQRVALARAIVRDPAAFLMDEPLSNLDARLRLTMRGEIKRLCQRLSATTIYVTHDQVEALTMADLVAVMHGGELQQMAPPIDIYDRPANRFVATFVGNPPMNILPAAPGEQGVMVGAKIVPLERTRLTACRLAEIVEIGLRPEDCSVAEPDEPGALRGEIYVVEPMGNETLVNVRLDGGNVSVRAGRDFRGAVGEGIGVAFDPANACFFNSAGLTAVHRVNNNGRVK; from the coding sequence ATGAGTTCGGTCCTGTACAGAAGCGTGGTCAAGAATTTCGGCGCGCTCAACGTGCTGCGATCGCTCGACCTTGCCGTGCCGGACCACAAGTTCCTCGCGCTGCTCGGCCCGTCGGGCTGCGGCAAGACGACGGCGCTGCGCATCCTGGCCGGATTGGACATGCCGACCGCCGGCAAGGTCTTCATCGGCGAGCGCGACGTCACTCGCCTCCAGCCGCGCGACCGCGACATCGCCATGGTCTTCCAGAGCTACGCGCTCTATCCGCAGATGACGGTCGCCGAAAACATCGGCTATCCGCTGTGGATCCGCGGCACGCCGGAGGCCGGGCGCAAGGCCAAGATCGGCGAGGTCGCCGCCATCCTCGAAATCGGCCATCTGCTCGACCGCCGGCCGCGCCAGCTCTCCGGCGGCCAGCGCCAGCGCGTGGCGCTGGCCCGCGCGATCGTGCGCGATCCGGCGGCCTTCCTCATGGACGAACCGCTATCCAATCTCGACGCGCGGCTGCGGCTCACCATGCGCGGCGAGATCAAGCGGCTCTGCCAGCGCCTCAGCGCCACCACCATCTATGTCACCCACGACCAGGTCGAGGCCTTGACCATGGCCGACCTGGTCGCCGTCATGCATGGCGGCGAGTTGCAGCAGATGGCGCCGCCCATCGACATCTACGACCGTCCGGCGAACCGCTTCGTCGCCACTTTCGTCGGCAATCCGCCGATGAACATCCTGCCGGCAGCGCCAGGCGAGCAAGGTGTGATGGTCGGTGCCAAGATCGTGCCGTTGGAGCGAACGCGGCTTACCGCGTGCCGCCTTGCCGAGATCGTCGAGATCGGGCTCAGACCGGAAGACTGCAGCGTCGCCGAGCCAGACGAACCGGGCGCGCTGCGCGGCGAAATCTATGTCGTCGAGCCGATGGGCAACGAGACGCTGGTCAATGTGCGGCTCGACGGCGGCAACGTCTCGGTACGGGCGGGCCGCGATTTCAGGGGCGCGGTCGGTGAAGGCATCGGCGTCGCCTTCGACCCGGCGAACGCCTGTTTCTTCAATTCGGCAGGCCTTACCGCCGTCCACAGGGTCAACAACAATGGGAGAGTGAAATGA
- a CDS encoding extracellular solute-binding protein: MMHSSRLTRRSVVKGGLGLALATTALTTLGLPMPARAAGKKVIIGAFADGGLTPFKQKIIPLAKEQGFDVEFLEDEYGVTLEKWFADAQSGAGQYDLYLLDDPWVPQFGAANVLEDLGAGGIDGSDKDWIGSMIDMGYWPPQQGPRVKGFESAKPTLICVPFVGDLQTLTYRNDVFSGGAPKTWDEVIAKGKEGVAAGKIKYPVVFRGVSGNPIVTSWYPIFLSFGGSFFDDKWNPIFNSAEGKASADFFVGTMKQNAPSGVVEFDSDQEGAAILGGDAGAIIQYSGNALKADDPAQTKVAGKLDFGVVPKQEKAIAQMGIFIAGVPKSAPNKANAIEFLKWYVSAETQAKLSEAGSIPVKRTAFGVAKPGNRLIPVALQQLDAGALPRPRTPDWAKVEELLGIELNKALQAGSGGGAALDTAAKQVKDYLTTAGYY, encoded by the coding sequence ATGATGCATTCCAGCAGACTTACTCGCCGCTCCGTCGTCAAGGGCGGGCTCGGCCTGGCTTTGGCCACCACGGCCCTCACCACGCTCGGCCTGCCCATGCCCGCCAGGGCCGCCGGCAAGAAGGTGATCATCGGCGCCTTCGCCGATGGCGGGCTGACGCCGTTCAAGCAGAAGATCATCCCGCTGGCGAAGGAACAGGGCTTCGACGTCGAGTTCCTCGAGGATGAATATGGCGTGACGCTGGAGAAGTGGTTCGCCGACGCCCAGAGCGGCGCCGGCCAGTATGACCTCTACCTGCTCGACGATCCATGGGTGCCGCAGTTCGGCGCCGCCAATGTGCTCGAGGATCTCGGCGCCGGCGGCATCGACGGCTCCGACAAGGACTGGATCGGCTCGATGATCGACATGGGTTACTGGCCGCCGCAGCAGGGGCCGCGCGTCAAGGGCTTCGAAAGCGCCAAGCCGACGCTGATCTGCGTGCCTTTCGTCGGCGACCTGCAGACGCTCACCTACCGCAACGACGTCTTCAGCGGCGGCGCGCCGAAGACCTGGGACGAGGTGATCGCCAAGGGCAAGGAAGGGGTGGCGGCCGGAAAGATCAAGTACCCGGTCGTCTTCCGCGGCGTCTCCGGCAACCCGATCGTCACCAGCTGGTATCCGATCTTCCTGTCGTTTGGCGGCTCCTTCTTCGACGACAAGTGGAACCCGATCTTCAACTCGGCGGAGGGCAAGGCATCGGCCGATTTCTTCGTCGGCACGATGAAGCAGAACGCGCCGAGCGGCGTGGTCGAGTTCGACTCCGACCAGGAGGGCGCGGCGATCCTCGGCGGCGATGCCGGCGCCATCATCCAGTACTCGGGCAACGCATTGAAGGCCGACGATCCCGCCCAGACCAAGGTCGCCGGCAAGCTCGATTTCGGCGTCGTGCCGAAGCAGGAGAAGGCGATCGCGCAGATGGGCATCTTCATCGCCGGCGTGCCGAAATCGGCGCCCAACAAGGCGAACGCGATCGAGTTCCTGAAATGGTACGTCAGTGCCGAAACGCAGGCCAAGCTGTCGGAAGCGGGCTCGATCCCGGTCAAGCGCACCGCCTTCGGCGTCGCCAAGCCCGGCAATCGGCTGATCCCGGTCGCCCTGCAGCAGCTCGACGCCGGCGCGCTGCCAAGGCCGCGCACGCCGGACTGGGCGAAGGTCGAGGAACTGCTCGGCATCGAGCTCAACAAGGCGCTGCAGGCAGGCTCCGGCGGCGGCGCGGCATTGGACACGGCGGCCAAACAGGTCAAGGACTACCTGACCACGGCCGGCTACTACTGA
- a CDS encoding sugar ABC transporter permease has product MQGARQARKYRLQGAGLDLALPYLMLAPGLMIVLGVLVYPLWDGLRASTRAYRYGSPVSDVGLQNYVRLWSDAQFLNSLWVTVKFVALSVSLEAVLGFALALFCLHEFRGIRLLRTVLIIPMVITPVVVAIVFRLIYASDAGMLTALSEAIGGGPVQILGNPLNAFIGLVVLDVWEWTPLMFLILLAGLQSLPHEPFEAARVDGAGAWRVFADLTFPMMRPVLAVAIVLRTIDVFGTFDQVFVLTRGGPGEATRLVSIYGYDTAFKFQQTGYAAALFVTIGLVVLALAFSAIRLLRRVDAS; this is encoded by the coding sequence ATGCAAGGCGCGAGGCAGGCACGCAAGTATCGCCTGCAGGGGGCGGGGCTCGACCTCGCCCTCCCGTACCTCATGCTGGCACCGGGCCTGATGATCGTGCTCGGCGTGCTGGTCTATCCGCTCTGGGATGGTCTCAGGGCCAGCACCAGGGCCTACCGCTACGGCTCGCCGGTGTCCGATGTCGGATTGCAGAACTATGTACGCCTGTGGAGCGACGCCCAGTTCCTGAATTCGCTCTGGGTCACGGTGAAGTTCGTCGCGCTGTCGGTGTCGCTCGAGGCGGTGCTCGGCTTCGCGCTGGCGCTGTTTTGCCTGCACGAGTTTCGCGGCATCCGCCTGCTCAGGACGGTGCTCATCATCCCGATGGTGATCACGCCGGTCGTCGTCGCCATCGTCTTCCGCCTGATCTACGCCAGCGATGCCGGCATGCTGACGGCGCTGTCCGAAGCAATCGGCGGCGGCCCGGTGCAGATCCTCGGCAATCCGCTCAACGCCTTCATCGGGCTTGTCGTCCTCGACGTCTGGGAATGGACGCCGCTGATGTTCCTGATCCTGCTCGCCGGGCTGCAGTCGCTGCCGCACGAGCCGTTCGAGGCGGCGCGCGTCGACGGCGCGGGCGCGTGGCGGGTGTTTGCCGATCTCACCTTCCCGATGATGCGGCCGGTGCTGGCGGTGGCGATCGTGCTGAGGACCATCGACGTCTTCGGCACCTTCGACCAGGTCTTTGTGCTGACGCGCGGCGGGCCGGGCGAGGCGACCAGGCTGGTTTCAATCTACGGCTATGACACCGCCTTCAAATTCCAGCAGACCGGGTATGCGGCGGCGCTGTTCGTGACCATCGGCCTCGTCGTGCTCGCGCTCGCCTTCAGCGCCATCAGGCTTCTGCGCAGGGTCGACGCGTCATGA
- a CDS encoding carbohydrate ABC transporter permease, with translation MSTRLARILTTIFVLAVVLLPIYWLVSTSLKPNREITQEGTLYPHVPTLDNYVRLFTEKQFGSYLTNSLVVTFFSVAIALVVGAMGAYAIVRFRLPFAMEGKVGLFLLTLRIIPPVVILIPVYLLMLSLGLLDTWLGLIATYTAFNVTFCVWMMESFFREIPVDLEEAAMVDGDSRFGAFRRITLPLAAPGLAATAIFAVLVTFNEFLFALALTATPRAMTMPRGTATLIGRIDTDWASMAAAGVIGALPIVFFALLVQRHLVRGLTMGAVK, from the coding sequence ATGAGCACCCGTCTGGCGCGCATCCTGACGACGATCTTCGTGCTGGCCGTCGTCCTTTTGCCGATCTACTGGCTGGTCTCCACCTCGCTCAAGCCCAACCGCGAGATCACGCAGGAAGGCACGCTCTACCCGCATGTGCCGACGCTCGACAATTACGTCCGGCTGTTCACCGAAAAGCAGTTCGGTTCCTACCTGACGAACTCGCTGGTGGTGACCTTCTTCTCCGTCGCCATCGCGCTGGTCGTCGGCGCGATGGGCGCTTACGCGATCGTCAGGTTCCGCTTGCCTTTCGCCATGGAGGGCAAGGTCGGCCTGTTCCTTTTGACGCTGCGCATCATCCCGCCGGTGGTCATCCTGATCCCCGTCTATCTCTTGATGCTGAGCCTCGGCCTGCTCGACACCTGGCTTGGGCTGATCGCCACCTATACCGCCTTCAACGTCACCTTCTGCGTCTGGATGATGGAGAGCTTCTTCCGCGAGATCCCCGTCGATCTCGAGGAGGCCGCGATGGTCGACGGCGATTCGCGCTTCGGCGCCTTCCGCCGCATCACGCTGCCGCTGGCAGCACCCGGGCTGGCGGCAACCGCGATTTTCGCGGTGCTGGTCACCTTCAACGAATTTCTTTTTGCGCTGGCGCTGACGGCGACGCCGAGGGCGATGACCATGCCGCGCGGCACGGCCACGCTCATCGGACGCATCGACACCGACTGGGCCTCGATGGCGGCGGCCGGCGTCATCGGCGCGCTGCCGATCGTCTTTTTCGCGCTCCTGGTGCAGCGCCATCTGGTGCGCGGGCTCACCATGGGCGCGGTGAAATGA